CCTCAATACCCGAACGAATTTTGTCAAGTTTGCTGTTCGTGGCTTGGGCTTCTCGGCTTTTACCTAAAACCCTGCCGTACTTCAAATCCCAATTTGTTGCGGAAATATCCAGCTTTGTACTGAATGCAGACTGTTTGCCGTTTACGGTAATCCTGCACATAACAGTAACTTTTCCGTTTTTCTTTGGGGCGTTCTTTTTAAGGTAAAACAATACCTTAAACGTTGATTTTTTTGTCGTTTCCATACTCACAATTCTTAATGATAAAATTAAACCTATGTGAGCTACGGAACAATATGAAAAACTATGCAGAAAGCTGAAATACAGTATTTTAAAACGATTGTTTTTAATGTTTAAAAGTAACGTTTTAGTAACCTTACTTTTGCCAAACCTCGCTTTTTACTGCTTTTTACCTCATTACCAAAAAATCATAAAACGGCTGTAAAGTCTTTATTTACAACCGTTTTACCTGTTATTAATCTTTGATGTATTTTTACTGAAACTTTATTTTAAAAACATCAATGCGGTAAATTCTGACGAAGCAATTACCATCAATGGTTTGGCTGAAATGAATATTAAAAACATTGTGATTGAAGATTCTCAGTTTGATACTAAAAAAGCATTAACGATTGTAGATGCAGACGGAATTACATTGAAAAACGTAAAACTTACCTACAGCGAAGGAGCCGGAGCCGTTGTTTACAACAGTAAAAATGTAGATTTATCTACTCTTCAGTTACAATCTTCTCAAAAACCAACAATTAAGGTTTTAGGAAGTAAAACATCAGCGGTAAAACTTCCAAAAGAGGTAAAAGGTGAGCAATTAAGCATTTCGAAAGAAGTTGCTAAAAACGCAGTAAAGTAAGTTTCGAGGTTCGAGATTCGTGCTGCGAGCTTTGCAATTCGGAATTTTAGTTTCGAGATTCGAGAATTTAAACACAGAAAAAATCTTTGATTTTTAATCTTATGTGTTCTTAAATATCTTCAAAGTGTTAAGCTTAAAAGTTACTAATGTGTCAAAAAACTTTTGTGACTTTTGTGGTTAAAAGTAAACCTACTTTGGTTACACAAAACACCAAATTAATTTTAAAAATGAGTTTTCACAAACTATATTTTCTTTTTGTTTTTTTTGTAGGAGCAAAAGCATTCGGTCAGACAAAGCCGAATGCTACTCCTTACACGAATGAAGCAACATATGAAAAGCTTAAAAAGAAGTATCCGTTTATTACACCTTTAAACAGACCAGTTCCGTCAAACATTTTAATTGATAAGGATGTAGAATATGCAAACGTCAATGGATTATCTTTAAAAGCAGATATTTATTATCCGAAAGACCAGTCTAAAAAATATCCAGGAATTGCTTTGGTTCATGGTGGCGGTTGGATTTCCGGTTCTAAGGAAAACGAAAAATATATGGCTCAGGAATTGGCATCAAAAGGTTACGTTGCCATTGCAGTGGGTTATCGTTTAAGTGAAGTGGCAAAATATCCTGCAGCAATTGACGATGTTGAAAATGCGATTAAATTTTTAAAGAAAAACAAAAAAAAGTATTCTTTAAATACAAAAAAAATGGCAGTTTTAGGAGAATCTGCAGGAGCGCAAATCGCAACTTTGGTAGGTGTAAAAACTAAAAATAAAATCCAGGCAATCGTTAATGTAGACGGAATTGTTTCGTTTATTCATCCCGAAGCCGAAGAAAGTACTTACGCAGCTTATTGGTTAGACGGTGACAGAAATGTGAATTTAAAAAACTGGACTGAAGCTTCACCTCTAGAATTTGTTGGTAAAAACACACCTCCTACTCTATTCATCAATTCTTCGCAACCGCGTTTTCATGCAGGAAGAGACGACATGATGAAGATTTTAAAAAGTCATAATATCTTTACTGAATACCACGAAATAAAAGACACTCCGCATTCCTTTTGGTCTGCAGAACCTTGGTTCACAGAAACATCGAATCTGACGGTAGATTTTTTAGATAACACGTTGAAATAGGTTTAGGTTTAGGTTTAGGTTTAGGCAAAATTAAAACGCAAAGATTTATTATTTATTGAAAATATTTTAGAAGCAAAGAATAATCAATAAATTGATTTTAAGCGAACGTATATTTTTAAGCTTTATTAGCGACTTGTCGTAATCTTTGCTCCTTAAAATTTAAATTTTTCAAATTAAACCTTTGCGTTTAAAAAACATAGAATCAATCATAAAAATTATTTATGAAAAAACTATTTTTAATTCTCTTCATTTCAATAACCAATTTTTTATTGGCAGGAAATGAACCTTACATAACAATCACCGTCGCACAAGACGGAAGCGGGGAATTCACCTCCATTCAAAAAGCCATCACTTCAATAAGAGATTTAGGTCCGGGTGAAGCTTTAGTAAAAATAAAAGCGGGAACGTATCACGAAAAAATCGTCATTCCTTCTTCAAAACATAAGATCACTTTACAAGGCGAAAACAAAGAAAACACCATCATTACCAACGATGATTACTCCGGAAAAACCGATGCTTTGAATGAGAAAATGACCACTTTCAATTCGTACACGCTTTTAATTATGTCAGATGATATTAAAATTTCTGATATAACCATTCAAAACAGTTCTTGCAATCAGGGACAAGCTGTTGCTCTTCATGTGGAAGGTGACCGTTTCAGCATTAAAAATTCTAAAATTTTAGGCTGTCAGGATACTGTTTATACAGGCGGAAATCACAGCAGACAATTTTATGAAAACTGTTACATTGAAGGAACAACCGATTTTTTATTTGGTTCGGCAACTGTAGTGTTCAAAAATTGTACGATTAAAAGTTTAGCCAATTCTTACATCACTGCGGCATCAACAGACCAAAGTAAAGAATTTGGATATGTATTTTTCGACTGTAAATTAATTGCGAAAGAAGGCATCAATAAAGTATTCTTGGGAAGACCTTGGAGACCGTATGCAAAAACAGTTTTCATCAATACAGAAATGGGAAATCACATCGTTCCCGAAGGCTGGAATCCTTGGAAAGGTGACAAAATGTTTCCAGACAAAGATAAAACCGCTTATTACGCAGAATTTGGAAGCAAAGGCGAGGGCGGAAAAACTGAAAATCGTATAGCGTGGTCTCATCAACTGACAAAAAAAGAAGCTAAAAAATATACCATTAAAAATATTTTTGGAGACTGGAAGCCGAATATGAGTAATAAATAATTGGTAATGAGTAATTGTTACCGCAATAAAATGACATAGGAAAATGGAGCGTTAAGAAAATTAATTTTGTGAACGTTAAAAAAATTCTATTGTTTGAAGCGCGACGAAAGTTTTAAATCAAAGAACTAATACCAAATTCGCGCGAGTTTAGAATTTTTAGAGAACAGAATTAATTTTTAGCGGAAGTTTCCAAGTCTTGAACTTTTGGTTCTTTTGTTTTAAGACAAAAGAACATTAATAAAATCAATTTTAAAAATGAAAAAAATACTTTTAATTCTAAGCGTTGTAATTTCAACAATAGTTTTAGCTCAGAAAAAACCAACCCTATTTCTGATTGGTGATTCTACAATGGCAAACAAAGACAATCCTGACAAAAACCCCGAACATGGATGGGGACAGGTCTTAGGACAGTTTATGACCTCCGGAATTGAAATTCAGAATCATGCAATGAACGGAAGAAGTTCAAAAAGTTTCAGAACAGAAGGAAGATGGGATAAAGTTGAAAAACAATTGAAAAAAGGTGATTTTGTAATTATTCAATTTGGGCATAACGACCAGAAATTAAAAGATTCTACAAAGTTTACCAATCCTTATACTCAGTACAGAGCCAATTTAGAAAGGTATGTTAATGAAACAAGAGCAAAAGGCGCGACACCGATTTTGATGACATCAATCACAAGAAGAAATTTTAATGAAAATGGAGTTTTAATTGATACCCACAAAGAATATCCTTTAATGGTAAGAATGGTTGCCAATGATATGAAAGTTCCTTTTGTCGATATGCAATTACTTACCGAACAAATGGAAATTTCAGCCGGTCCTGAAAAATCAAAACTGTTGCATTTACATTTCAAGGCGGGCGAAAATGCATATTATGATAAAGATAAAGCAGACGACACCCATCTATCAAAATTAGGTGCAGAAACCGTAGCAAAACTAGCTGTAAAATCTTTGAAAGATTTAAAAACAGGTTTAGAAAAGTATATTAAATAGTTTTTCCACAGATTCCACAGATTTGCACAGATGACTAAGGATTAAAATCTGTGTAATCAGCTTAATCTGCGAGAGAAAAAGTAAACAGTCAGTTTGTCATTCTGACGAAGGAAGAATCTCAACAAATAGATATGATTCTAAATAATTACAGGAGATTCTTCACTACACTTCGTTTCATTCAGAATGACAAAGACGCAAAAAAAATCAAATAAAAATGAATTTCAAAAAAGAACCATTTTTCGACGGTAATTCCGAATGGGAAGATTTAGGAGGCGGAGTTTCCAGACAATTTGTAGGATACAATTCCCAAGTAATGATGGTTGTTGTAAAATTTGAAAAAGATGCAATTGGAGCTTTACATCAGCATTTTCATTCTCAAATTACGTATGTAGCTTCTGGAAAATTTGAAGTAACCGTTGATGGTGAAACCAAAATCTTACAACAAGGTGACGGATTTTTTGCCCAACCCAATATTTTTCATGGTGTAAAATGTTTGGAAGCCGGACAATTGATTGATTCTTTCACTCCATTCAGAGAGGATTTTCTGAAAGATTAAATTATCAATAATCAAACCTCACAGGTTTTAAAAAATCTGTGAGTTTTTTTTCCAAATACACTTTAAAGTAAAAAATTAAAGTCATGAAAAAAAGATTTTTTCTCCTCATTATTTTTCTTTTCACACAAATTCCTGCGCAGGAAAAAATATTATTCTGGCCAAAAGGAGAAATGCCCAATTCAAAAATTTTAGTATCTAAAACCAAGAAAAGAAAAGTTTTAGCAGAACTGAAAGAGCCTGAACTTTTTGCTTTTTTACCTCCAATAAAAGAGAGAAATCAAAAGTCGGTCATCATTATTCCCGGTGGTGGTTATTCAAAACTCACTTATGACGAAGGTGCTTTTCAAATCGCAAAATGGATGAATACTTTGGGAATCTCCGCTTTTGTTCTCAACTACAGATTACCAACTTCTACAGATTTGATTCAAAGAGAAATTGCTCCACTTCAGGACGCTCAAGCTGCTATCAAATATATTAGAAAAAATGCAGTTCAATGGGGAATTTCACCCAACCAAGTCGGTGTTGTCGGAACTTCTGCAGGTGGACATTTGGCGACTTCGGTAAGTAACATCAGTACGGATTACACCGGATTAAAAGGCGATTTAGCAGACATTTCTACTATTCCTGACTTTGTCGTTTTGTTTTGTCCGGTCATTGATTTAGGAGAATTTGCGCACAAAGGAAGCCGAAACAGTTTGCTTGGCGAAAATGCTTCAGAGGAAAAAATCACAGAATATTCCCTGCAAAACAGAGTAACAGAAAAAACACCGCCAACAATTTTGTTTCATAATCAGGATGATACCGCAGTTCCGCCAATGAATAGCATTTTATATTACAAAGCCATGACAAAACATAAAGTGAAAGGTTCTTTATTTATTTTTCCTAAAGGTGGTCATCGTTTTTTTGTTACTGATAAAAATGCGCTGAGTGAGAATTGGAAAAAATTGTGCACAGATTGGCTTGCCGGCATTGGTAATAAGTAATGGGTGATAAAAAGATTTGGAAGGGATTGATTTGGGCAGCTGTTCCGCCTTCCACTCCCGCTTTTTTGTTCGTCACATCCCAAGCTAAGTCCAATGGCTCCTCACAAAAAGAGCTCCGTTCAAGTCGGGCTGCAGATTTGTCTTCAAAACAAAATTTGTCATCAATTAAAAGAGTATCAATCATTCAGATTTAAAAAAATCACCAATGAAAAAATTCATCCTTGTATTCAGCATTTTTCTTGGAATTCAAATTTCATCGCAACAAAAAATTACGGTTTGGCCGAAAGGCGAAATGCCCAATTCTAAAGGTTTAAAATTAAATATCATTGAAGAAAAAGAAGGCAGAATTACCCAAATCCAGGAAGCTGAGCTGTTTGCTTTTTTGCCTGCGAAAGAGGAAAGAAAATCAATGGCAATCATCATAATTCCTGGAGGTGGTTACAGACATTTAACGTATGATTTGGGAGGTTATTCTTATGCAAAATGGCTCAACACGTTAGGAATTTCTGCTTTTGTTTTGAATTACCGTTTGCCAACTTCTCCAGATTTAAAACAAAGAGAACTTGGTCCGTTACAGGATATTCAGGCTGCAATAAAATTAATTAGAAAATACGCTGCTCAATACGGAATTTCACCCGACCAGATTGGAGTTTTAGGAACTTCTGCAGGCGGCCATCTCGCTGCAATGGTAAGCAATATTTCTACCGATTACACCGAATTGAAAGGTGATTGGTCAACTATTTCTACAGTTCCCAATTTTGCGATTCTAGTTTCTCCGGTGATTGATTTGGGAGAATTTGCTCACAAAGGAAGTCGCGTCAATCTTTTAGGTGAAAATGCTTCGCAGGAAAAAATTGCAGAATATTCCATGCAAAACAGAGTAACAGAAAAAACACCGCCAACGATTTTATTTCATGCGCAAAACGACAATGCTGTCCCAGTAATCAA
Above is a genomic segment from Chryseobacterium mulctrae containing:
- a CDS encoding alpha/beta hydrolase, which gives rise to MKKFILVFSIFLGIQISSQQKITVWPKGEMPNSKGLKLNIIEEKEGRITQIQEAELFAFLPAKEERKSMAIIIIPGGGYRHLTYDLGGYSYAKWLNTLGISAFVLNYRLPTSPDLKQRELGPLQDIQAAIKLIRKYAAQYGISPDQIGVLGTSAGGHLAAMVSNISTDYTELKGDWSTISTVPNFAILVSPVIDLGEFAHKGSRVNLLGENASQEKIAEYSMQNRVTEKTPPTILFHAQNDNAVPVINSILYYEAMIKNKVKGAIFIFPQGEHNIGISNKTELTDNWKKLCADWLGEISNK
- a CDS encoding alpha/beta hydrolase, coding for MCQKTFVTFVVKSKPTLVTQNTKLILKMSFHKLYFLFVFFVGAKAFGQTKPNATPYTNEATYEKLKKKYPFITPLNRPVPSNILIDKDVEYANVNGLSLKADIYYPKDQSKKYPGIALVHGGGWISGSKENEKYMAQELASKGYVAIAVGYRLSEVAKYPAAIDDVENAIKFLKKNKKKYSLNTKKMAVLGESAGAQIATLVGVKTKNKIQAIVNVDGIVSFIHPEAEESTYAAYWLDGDRNVNLKNWTEASPLEFVGKNTPPTLFINSSQPRFHAGRDDMMKILKSHNIFTEYHEIKDTPHSFWSAEPWFTETSNLTVDFLDNTLK
- a CDS encoding alpha/beta hydrolase; the encoded protein is MKKRFFLLIIFLFTQIPAQEKILFWPKGEMPNSKILVSKTKKRKVLAELKEPELFAFLPPIKERNQKSVIIIPGGGYSKLTYDEGAFQIAKWMNTLGISAFVLNYRLPTSTDLIQREIAPLQDAQAAIKYIRKNAVQWGISPNQVGVVGTSAGGHLATSVSNISTDYTGLKGDLADISTIPDFVVLFCPVIDLGEFAHKGSRNSLLGENASEEKITEYSLQNRVTEKTPPTILFHNQDDTAVPPMNSILYYKAMTKHKVKGSLFIFPKGGHRFFVTDKNALSENWKKLCTDWLAGIGNK
- a CDS encoding pectinesterase family protein, translated to MKKLFLILFISITNFLLAGNEPYITITVAQDGSGEFTSIQKAITSIRDLGPGEALVKIKAGTYHEKIVIPSSKHKITLQGENKENTIITNDDYSGKTDALNEKMTTFNSYTLLIMSDDIKISDITIQNSSCNQGQAVALHVEGDRFSIKNSKILGCQDTVYTGGNHSRQFYENCYIEGTTDFLFGSATVVFKNCTIKSLANSYITAASTDQSKEFGYVFFDCKLIAKEGINKVFLGRPWRPYAKTVFINTEMGNHIVPEGWNPWKGDKMFPDKDKTAYYAEFGSKGEGGKTENRIAWSHQLTKKEAKKYTIKNIFGDWKPNMSNK
- a CDS encoding cupin domain-containing protein codes for the protein MNFKKEPFFDGNSEWEDLGGGVSRQFVGYNSQVMMVVVKFEKDAIGALHQHFHSQITYVASGKFEVTVDGETKILQQGDGFFAQPNIFHGVKCLEAGQLIDSFTPFREDFLKD
- a CDS encoding rhamnogalacturonan acetylesterase; amino-acid sequence: MKKILLILSVVISTIVLAQKKPTLFLIGDSTMANKDNPDKNPEHGWGQVLGQFMTSGIEIQNHAMNGRSSKSFRTEGRWDKVEKQLKKGDFVIIQFGHNDQKLKDSTKFTNPYTQYRANLERYVNETRAKGATPILMTSITRRNFNENGVLIDTHKEYPLMVRMVANDMKVPFVDMQLLTEQMEISAGPEKSKLLHLHFKAGENAYYDKDKADDTHLSKLGAETVAKLAVKSLKDLKTGLEKYIK